In Micromonospora sp. WMMA1363, a genomic segment contains:
- the mraZ gene encoding division/cell wall cluster transcriptional repressor MraZ, producing MFLGTHTPRLDDKGRLILPAKFRDELAGGVVITKGQERCLYVFPTPEFHRIADQLRAQPMTHKAARAYGRVFFASAHDEVPDKQGRVTIPAHLREYAALDRDLVVIGAHTRVEIWDKVAWETYLAESEDGFADIEEGVLPGGL from the coding sequence ATGTTCCTCGGCACCCACACCCCGCGTCTGGACGACAAGGGCCGGTTGATCCTTCCGGCGAAGTTCCGGGACGAGCTGGCGGGGGGTGTCGTGATCACCAAAGGGCAGGAGCGCTGCCTCTACGTTTTTCCGACGCCCGAGTTCCACCGAATCGCGGATCAGCTGCGCGCCCAACCCATGACACACAAGGCGGCCCGGGCTTACGGTCGGGTCTTCTTCGCCAGCGCGCACGACGAGGTTCCCGACAAGCAGGGGCGGGTCACCATCCCGGCCCACCTGCGGGAGTATGCCGCCCTCGACCGCGATCTGGTTGTGATCGGCGCGCACACCCGAGTGGAGATCTGGGACAAGGTCGCCTGGGAGACCTACCTCGCGGAGAGCGAAGACGGCTTCGCCGACATCGAGGAGGGGGTGCTGCCCGGCGGTCTGTAG
- a CDS encoding MurT ligase domain-containing protein, protein MPLRAKVASSVSRTAAALSRAAGRGDGSVIGGWIGLKIDPDLLAHLAAGRTIALISGTNGKTTTTRLATAAVGVLGRVATNSFGANMPSGHTSALAKAGSTPYAVLEVDEHYLAQVLDATDAHVVALLNLSRDQLDRAKEVAMMAQLWRAALVRHPSLRVVANADDPMVVWAASPPPNHDHRITPPRVTWFSAGQRWHDDSWVCPECGSTIVREGEQWWCTGCPLRRPQPQWMVEDDGVVDPTGAWHKIQLLLPGKVNLGNAATALAVAAEFGARPVDAVLKLGTVSSIAGRYAQVERDGRLIRLLLAKNPASWLEAFDMADEAPTLLSINARDPDGLDTSWLFDVDFSPLRGRQVLITGDRAYDLAVRLDVNDVPFQHVRTFAEAVRTAPPGRLEVIANYTAFQDIRAELDRVN, encoded by the coding sequence ATGCCCCTACGGGCGAAGGTGGCCAGCTCCGTGTCGCGAACGGCCGCGGCGTTGTCGCGGGCCGCGGGTCGCGGCGACGGCTCGGTCATCGGCGGCTGGATCGGACTCAAGATCGACCCGGACCTGCTCGCCCACCTCGCCGCCGGTCGCACCATCGCCCTGATCTCCGGCACCAACGGCAAGACAACCACCACTCGGCTGGCCACAGCCGCCGTCGGCGTGCTCGGCCGGGTCGCCACCAACTCGTTCGGTGCGAACATGCCCAGCGGGCACACCTCCGCCCTGGCCAAGGCCGGCAGCACTCCGTACGCGGTGCTCGAGGTCGACGAGCACTACCTGGCGCAGGTGCTCGACGCCACCGACGCCCACGTGGTGGCGCTGCTCAACCTCTCCCGCGACCAGCTCGACCGGGCCAAGGAGGTCGCCATGATGGCGCAGCTCTGGCGCGCGGCGCTGGTCCGGCACCCGAGCCTTCGGGTCGTCGCCAACGCCGACGACCCGATGGTGGTGTGGGCGGCCAGCCCTCCGCCGAACCACGACCACCGGATCACGCCACCGCGGGTCACCTGGTTCAGCGCGGGCCAGCGCTGGCACGACGACTCGTGGGTCTGCCCGGAGTGCGGCTCCACCATCGTCCGCGAGGGCGAGCAGTGGTGGTGCACCGGCTGCCCGCTACGCCGCCCCCAGCCCCAGTGGATGGTGGAGGACGACGGCGTCGTCGACCCGACCGGCGCCTGGCACAAGATCCAGCTCCTGCTCCCCGGCAAGGTCAACCTCGGCAACGCCGCCACCGCCCTGGCCGTCGCGGCGGAGTTCGGCGCACGCCCCGTCGACGCGGTGCTCAAGCTCGGCACGGTCTCCTCGATCGCCGGACGGTACGCGCAGGTCGAGCGTGACGGGCGGTTGATCCGGCTGCTGCTGGCGAAGAACCCGGCCAGCTGGCTGGAAGCGTTCGACATGGCCGACGAGGCACCGACCCTGCTCTCGATCAACGCCCGCGATCCCGACGGGCTGGACACCTCCTGGCTCTTCGACGTCGACTTCAGCCCACTCCGCGGCCGGCAGGTGCTCATCACCGGTGATCGGGCGTACGACCTGGCGGTCCGGCTCGACGTCAACGACGTGCCGTTCCAGCACGTCCGCACGTTCGCCGAGGCCGTCCGGACCGCCCCACCGGGCCGACTGGAGGTCATCGCGAACTACACCGCGTTCCAGGACATCCGAGCGGAGTTGGACCGTGTCAACTGA
- a CDS encoding glutamine amidotransferase: MSTESLRIVWVYPDLLSTYGDRGNALILARRAQQRGFPVEVLEVRSDQPLPATADIYLIGGGEDGPQALGAQRLIADGGLHRAVAQGSVVLGVCAGYQLLGASFFAKGTRCAGLELLDLSSDRGPTRAVGEVAGDVDPRLGLPPLSGFENHGGRTHVGPEAAPLARVTAGVGNDGATEGAWRGKLLGTYVHGPALARNPALADLLLRWATGVNQLPPLDDTWSDRLRAERRAAVAAAARP, encoded by the coding sequence GTGTCAACTGAAAGCCTACGTATCGTCTGGGTCTACCCTGATCTGCTGTCCACCTACGGCGACCGCGGCAACGCGCTGATCCTGGCCCGCCGCGCCCAGCAGCGCGGCTTCCCGGTCGAGGTGCTGGAGGTCCGTTCCGACCAGCCCCTGCCGGCCACCGCGGACATCTATCTCATCGGCGGTGGTGAGGACGGGCCGCAGGCGCTGGGCGCACAGCGGTTGATCGCCGACGGCGGCCTGCACCGGGCTGTCGCCCAGGGGTCGGTGGTGCTCGGTGTCTGCGCCGGCTACCAACTGCTCGGCGCCTCCTTCTTCGCCAAGGGCACGCGGTGCGCCGGGCTGGAGCTGCTCGACCTCTCGTCGGACCGGGGCCCCACCCGGGCTGTCGGCGAGGTGGCCGGCGACGTCGACCCCCGGCTAGGGCTTCCGCCGCTGAGCGGCTTCGAGAACCACGGCGGGCGTACCCACGTCGGCCCCGAGGCGGCACCGCTGGCCCGGGTCACCGCCGGCGTCGGCAACGACGGGGCGACCGAGGGCGCGTGGCGCGGCAAGCTGCTCGGCACCTACGTGCACGGCCCGGCACTGGCCCGCAACCCGGCCCTGGCCGACCTGCTGCTGCGCTGGGCCACCGGTGTCAACCAACTCCCCCCGCTGGACGACACCTGGTCCGACCGCCTCCGTGCCGAGCGCCGCGCCGCGGTGGCCGCCGCCGCGCGGCCGTGA
- a CDS encoding VTT domain-containing protein, with product MTRGGNRPATTRDGRRPILIPTRRRLVPDAAAVRFGGLLLLLVVLAPVALLAPRPELADLPGLADRLGGYAPVAAVVGGALLLVALVPRTFVTLASGALFGALDGAAYALGAALLAAAIGFTIGRVLGREFVAARVRGRLARLDGWFARQSVLGVVTVRLLPIAGFGLVSYGYGTTGARVLPFLAGSVVASAPTAFGYAAIGAAVTSPDEVTWFAAAPAGLGLIASGVLIYRWWRTERIRRHAPT from the coding sequence GTGACCCGCGGTGGCAACCGTCCAGCCACGACCCGCGACGGCCGCCGCCCGATCCTGATCCCCACCCGCCGGCGGCTGGTACCCGATGCCGCGGCCGTCCGGTTCGGCGGGCTGCTGCTCCTGCTGGTGGTCCTCGCCCCGGTCGCGCTGCTGGCCCCCCGTCCGGAGCTGGCGGACCTGCCGGGGCTCGCCGACCGGCTGGGTGGGTACGCCCCGGTGGCCGCGGTCGTCGGCGGTGCGCTGCTGCTCGTCGCGCTGGTCCCGCGGACCTTCGTCACGCTGGCCTCCGGTGCGCTCTTCGGCGCGCTGGACGGGGCCGCGTACGCGCTCGGCGCGGCGCTGCTGGCCGCCGCGATCGGCTTCACGATCGGCCGGGTCCTCGGCCGGGAGTTCGTCGCCGCCCGGGTACGTGGGCGGCTGGCCCGGTTGGACGGCTGGTTCGCCCGGCAGAGCGTGCTCGGCGTGGTCACCGTCCGGCTGCTGCCGATCGCCGGGTTCGGGCTGGTCAGCTACGGCTACGGCACCACCGGCGCGCGGGTGCTGCCGTTCCTGGCCGGCAGCGTCGTCGCCTCCGCGCCGACCGCCTTCGGGTACGCGGCGATCGGCGCCGCAGTGACCTCCCCCGACGAGGTCACCTGGTTCGCCGCCGCCCCCGCCGGACTCGGCCTGATCGCCAGCGGGGTGCTCATCTATCGCTGGTGGCGCACCGAACGCATCCGCCGCCACGCCCCCACCTAA
- the leuS gene encoding leucine--tRNA ligase, translating into MTEVAAPASDIPPFRYTAALADEIENRWQDIWEREGTFHAPNPTGPLADPDHPRAGAEKLYVLDMFPYPSGAGLHVGHPLGYIGTDCFARYQRMAGRNVLHAMGFDAFGLPAEQYAVQTGTHPRTTTEENITRYKAQLRRLGLAHDERRSVATIDTDFYRWTQWIFLQIYNSWYDVGAKRARPVAELIAEFTGGTRRTPDGRPWAELTEAERRGIVDDHRLAYVSEAPVNWCPGLGTVLANEEVTADGRSERGNYPVFKRNLKQWMMRITAYGDRLLDDLDTLDWPEPIKLMQRNWIGRSTGAHIDFPTTGEPIRVFTTRPDTIFGATYMVLAPEHELVDELVPVQWPAGTKDAWTGGHATPRAAVQAYRKAAAAKTDVERQADTKAKTGVFIGAYATNPVADTQIPIFIADYVLAGYGTGAIMAVPAQDERDWAFAEVFELPIVRTVQPAEGFDGKAYAGEGPAINSAAPGRGLDLNGLGIAEAKARIIAWLEANGRGRGAVTYRLRDWLFSRQRYWGEPFPIVYDSTGAAVALPAELLPVELPEVDDFSPRTFDPQDAASNPETPLSRRRDWVEVELDLGDGPKRYTRETNVMPQWAGSCWYELRYLDPTNADRFVDPENERYWMGPRGEGDCGGTDLYVGGAEHAVLHLLYARFWHKVLYDLGHVSSLEPFRKLFNQGYIQAYAYTDARGAYVPAEEVAERDGGHWLGDVQVNREYGKMGKSLKNVVTPDEMCAAYGADTFRVYEMSMGPLEVSRPWETRAVVGSFRFLQRVWRAVVDERSGALRVVDTPADEATRRLLHKVVDGVRADMEGIRFNTAIAKLIELTNALTRLPETPREVAEPLVLMLAPFAPHVAEELWRRMGHQTSLTYADFPVADPALLVAETVTYPVQVNGKVRGRVEVPVDATQDDVRAEALDAVAAFLAGKAPRKVIVVPGRMVSVVA; encoded by the coding sequence CCCCGACCATCCCCGCGCGGGCGCGGAGAAGCTGTACGTGCTGGACATGTTCCCGTACCCGTCGGGCGCCGGCCTGCACGTCGGGCACCCGCTGGGCTACATCGGCACCGACTGTTTCGCCCGCTACCAGCGGATGGCCGGTCGCAACGTGCTCCACGCGATGGGCTTCGACGCGTTCGGGCTGCCCGCCGAGCAGTACGCGGTGCAGACCGGCACCCACCCGCGTACCACCACCGAGGAGAACATCACCCGGTACAAGGCGCAGCTGCGCCGGCTGGGACTGGCCCACGACGAGCGGCGCTCGGTGGCCACCATCGACACCGACTTCTACCGCTGGACCCAGTGGATCTTCCTGCAGATCTACAACTCCTGGTACGACGTCGGCGCGAAGCGGGCCCGCCCGGTCGCCGAGCTGATCGCCGAGTTCACCGGCGGGACGCGGCGCACCCCGGACGGGCGGCCGTGGGCCGAGCTGACCGAGGCGGAGCGTCGCGGCATCGTCGACGACCACCGGCTGGCGTACGTCTCGGAGGCCCCCGTCAACTGGTGCCCGGGGCTGGGCACCGTCCTGGCCAACGAGGAGGTCACCGCCGACGGGCGCTCCGAGCGGGGGAACTACCCGGTCTTCAAGCGAAACCTGAAGCAGTGGATGATGCGGATCACCGCGTACGGCGACCGGCTGCTGGACGACCTGGACACCCTGGACTGGCCCGAGCCGATCAAGCTGATGCAGCGTAACTGGATCGGCCGCTCCACCGGCGCGCACATCGACTTTCCGACGACCGGCGAGCCGATCCGGGTCTTCACCACCCGGCCGGACACCATCTTCGGCGCCACCTACATGGTGCTGGCGCCAGAGCACGAGCTGGTGGACGAGCTGGTGCCGGTGCAGTGGCCGGCGGGGACGAAGGACGCCTGGACCGGTGGGCACGCCACTCCCCGCGCGGCGGTCCAGGCGTACCGCAAGGCCGCCGCCGCCAAGACCGACGTCGAGCGGCAGGCCGACACAAAGGCCAAGACCGGCGTGTTCATCGGCGCGTACGCCACCAATCCGGTCGCCGACACGCAGATCCCGATCTTCATTGCCGACTACGTGCTGGCCGGCTACGGCACCGGCGCGATCATGGCGGTACCCGCGCAGGACGAGCGGGACTGGGCGTTCGCCGAGGTCTTCGAGCTGCCGATCGTGCGGACCGTGCAGCCGGCCGAGGGCTTCGACGGCAAGGCGTACGCGGGGGAGGGGCCGGCGATCAACAGCGCCGCGCCCGGCCGTGGCCTGGACCTGAACGGCCTGGGGATCGCCGAGGCCAAGGCGCGGATCATCGCCTGGCTGGAGGCGAACGGGCGTGGCCGGGGCGCGGTGACCTACCGGCTGCGGGACTGGCTGTTCAGCCGGCAGCGCTACTGGGGCGAGCCGTTCCCGATCGTGTACGACTCCACCGGCGCGGCGGTCGCGCTGCCGGCGGAGCTGCTGCCGGTCGAACTGCCCGAGGTGGACGACTTCTCGCCGCGCACGTTCGACCCGCAGGACGCGGCGTCGAACCCGGAGACGCCGCTGTCCCGCCGCCGCGACTGGGTCGAGGTCGAGCTGGACCTGGGCGACGGGCCGAAGCGGTACACCCGCGAGACCAACGTGATGCCGCAGTGGGCCGGCTCCTGCTGGTACGAGCTGCGTTACCTGGACCCGACCAACGCCGACCGCTTCGTCGACCCGGAGAACGAGCGGTACTGGATGGGACCGCGCGGCGAGGGCGACTGCGGGGGCACCGACCTGTACGTCGGCGGCGCCGAGCACGCGGTACTACACCTGCTGTACGCCCGCTTCTGGCACAAGGTGCTGTACGACCTGGGCCACGTGTCCTCGTTGGAGCCGTTCCGGAAGCTGTTCAACCAGGGCTACATCCAGGCGTACGCGTACACCGACGCGCGTGGGGCGTACGTGCCGGCGGAGGAGGTGGCCGAGCGGGACGGCGGCCACTGGCTGGGCGACGTCCAGGTCAACCGCGAGTACGGCAAGATGGGCAAGTCCCTGAAGAACGTGGTGACCCCGGACGAGATGTGCGCCGCGTACGGGGCGGACACCTTCCGGGTGTACGAGATGTCGATGGGCCCGTTGGAGGTCTCCCGTCCGTGGGAGACCCGGGCGGTGGTCGGCTCGTTCCGGTTCCTGCAGCGGGTGTGGCGGGCGGTCGTGGACGAGCGGAGCGGCGCGCTACGGGTGGTCGACACCCCGGCCGACGAGGCGACCCGCCGGCTGCTGCACAAGGTGGTCGACGGTGTCCGGGCCGACATGGAGGGGATCCGGTTCAACACCGCGATCGCCAAGCTGATCGAGCTGACCAACGCGCTGACCCGGCTGCCGGAGACCCCGCGCGAGGTGGCCGAGCCGCTGGTGCTGATGCTGGCCCCGTTCGCCCCGCACGTGGCGGAGGAGCTGTGGCGCCGGATGGGGCACCAGACCTCGCTGACGTACGCGGACTTCCCGGTGGCGGACCCGGCCCTGCTGGTGGCCGAGACGGTGACCTACCCGGTGCAGGTCAACGGGAAGGTGCGCGGCCGGGTCGAGGTGCCCGTCGACGCCACCCAGGACGACGTGCGCGCGGAAGCTCTGGACGCGGTCGCCGCGTTCCTGGCTGGCAAGGCGCCCCGCAAGGTCATCGTCGTCCCCGGCCGAATGGTCTCCGTCGTCGCCTGA